The following coding sequences lie in one Acidobacteriota bacterium genomic window:
- a CDS encoding MFS transporter, producing the protein MTEQSKNYPVVAFLICLLAYAASQMDLALFGYVLPLLRKDFGFGIEVAGRILAVSFLIGSVLIVWLGSMADKFGRKTMFQFALVASGIIIALHSLARSVEMITLLRGLSIATGGLLYPVTGAIVAEEAPARYRGLYAGFLQTGYPFGWFIAPFLAAPLQRHYGWRGVFLLGLLSLSLVLVVRFFLREPQRFAQQQAALAKRRPFERLGELFTPEMRRRTVTLWFGQFLFVIAYGGSAFLLPTYLHEARGFEVIQAGYLSGIANGIGILGYIFAALVGEFVLTRRNTIILWAWLGTLAFLALLWLASTWSAVLVAYALMTMFFYGTAAVKFAFIGEHFPTRLRATGLAFSGSFAVTLGSALGPLMVAYAVRHIGWNWAFSCFAVVPLFLSGLVFLALKPLPSGLEVEAIAA; encoded by the coding sequence ATGACAGAGCAATCCAAAAACTATCCCGTCGTCGCCTTCCTGATTTGCTTGCTTGCATACGCGGCCAGCCAGATGGACTTGGCGCTGTTTGGTTACGTGCTGCCGCTGCTGCGCAAAGACTTCGGCTTCGGCATCGAAGTCGCCGGGCGCATCCTGGCGGTGTCGTTCCTGATCGGCAGCGTGCTGATTGTCTGGCTTGGCTCGATGGCCGATAAATTTGGGCGCAAGACGATGTTTCAATTCGCGCTGGTCGCGTCGGGCATCATCATCGCCCTGCATTCGTTGGCCCGTAGCGTCGAAATGATTACGCTGTTGCGCGGCTTGAGTATTGCCACCGGCGGCTTGCTCTATCCGGTGACGGGCGCGATTGTGGCGGAGGAAGCGCCCGCGCGGTATCGCGGCCTGTACGCCGGATTCTTGCAAACGGGCTATCCCTTCGGCTGGTTCATCGCGCCGTTTTTGGCCGCGCCGCTGCAACGGCATTACGGCTGGCGCGGCGTATTTTTGCTGGGTTTGTTGAGCCTGTCGCTGGTGTTGGTGGTGCGCTTCTTTTTGCGCGAACCGCAGCGCTTTGCTCAACAGCAAGCAGCGTTGGCTAAGCGCCGCCCGTTTGAACGCCTAGGCGAATTGTTCACGCCAGAGATGCGGCGGCGCACCGTCACGCTCTGGTTCGGGCAGTTTCTCTTCGTCATCGCTTACGGCGGTTCGGCGTTTTTGCTGCCGACGTACTTGCACGAAGCGCGCGGCTTTGAAGTCATCCAAGCGGGCTATCTTTCGGGCATCGCTAACGGCATTGGGATTCTGGGTTACATCTTCGCGGCTTTAGTCGGCGAATTCGTGTTGACGCGGCGCAACACGATCATCCTCTGGGCCTGGCTGGGAACGCTGGCGTTTCTCGCGCTGCTCTGGCTGGCTTCGACCTGGAGCGCGGTATTGGTGGCGTATGCACTAATGACGATGTTTTTTTACGGCACGGCGGCGGTCAAATTCGCCTTCATCGGCGAACACTTTCCGACGCGCTTGCGGGCGACGGGGCTGGCGTTTAGCGGTTCATTCGCCGTCACGCTGGGCAGCGCGCTAGGGCCGTTAATGGTAGCGTATGCGGTGCGGCACATCGGTTGGAACTGGGCGTTCTCATGTTTCGCCGTCGTGCCGCTGTTTTTATCCGGGCTGGTCTTTTTAGCATTGAAGCCGTTGCCTTCGGGGTTGGAAGTGGAGGCAATTGCAGCGTGA
- a CDS encoding GNAT family N-acetyltransferase → MLYQALHVPPGQPPFPRAILQQPEISQYLVEWGRPADFALLAETAGRAVGAAWLRLLPQGYGYVDAATPELTLAVVPEQRGRGLGAALLRALLAHAQMRYRAVSLSVSADNPATRLYQRVGFETLRRTGASLVMCKFLG, encoded by the coding sequence ATGCTTTATCAAGCCTTGCACGTGCCGCCGGGGCAACCGCCCTTTCCGCGCGCGATCTTGCAGCAACCCGAAATCAGCCAGTATTTGGTTGAGTGGGGCCGCCCCGCTGATTTTGCCTTACTTGCTGAAACCGCCGGGCGAGCAGTAGGCGCAGCCTGGCTACGGTTGCTGCCGCAAGGCTACGGTTATGTGGATGCGGCGACGCCGGAATTAACGCTCGCCGTCGTGCCGGAACAGCGCGGGCGCGGCCTCGGCGCGGCGTTGTTAAGGGCGTTGCTGGCCCACGCCCAAATGCGCTATCGCGCTGTGTCGCTGAGCGTGTCAGCCGACAATCCGGCAACGCGGCTCTATCAACGGGTGGGGTTTGAAACCCTGAGGCGAACGGGCGCTTCACTGGTGATGTGCAAATTTCTAGGCTGA
- a CDS encoding nuclear transport factor 2 family protein, with translation MVGTRALALFKTALATGEWPPFFELLADDFTLYFPHGKFQGLSVGKAQGEAFFHLVTEAFGGCLTITEVMRVAASETTFIFEFRNEGHLRGAEYKNRVTISWDIRGEQIVAAREYFGSDGKSN, from the coding sequence ATGGTTGGCACGCGCGCGTTGGCGCTGTTCAAAACGGCGTTGGCCACGGGCGAGTGGCCGCCGTTTTTTGAACTGCTGGCCGATGATTTCACGCTCTATTTTCCGCACGGCAAGTTTCAGGGCCTGAGTGTTGGCAAGGCCCAAGGCGAAGCGTTTTTCCACTTGGTGACCGAGGCTTTTGGCGGCTGTCTGACCATCACCGAAGTCATGCGCGTCGCGGCGAGCGAGACGACGTTCATCTTCGAGTTTCGCAACGAAGGCCACTTGCGCGGGGCCGAATACAAAAACCGCGTGACGATTTCATGGGACATTCGCGGCGAACAGATTGTGGCGGCGCGCGAATACTTTGGCAGCGATGGCAAATCGAATTGA
- a CDS encoding nitrilase: protein MTTTTAYRAICMQVKCQAVSMIKDKAEARLVMKKSIERLHAQTLTASGFFGDDLKLAVFPEYFLSGFPWGESISAWADKAALEMNGPEYEGLGKIAQAGKLYLAGNNYEVDPKFPGLYFQTSFLIEPSGNVVLRYRRLNSMFAPTPHDVWDKYLDVYGLDGVFPVAKTPFGNFAAIASEEILYPEIARCHAMRGAEIFLHSSSQANETAKGIKEVCTIARAIENSAYVISTNSGGYLGTPVPDASTDGGSKIVDYQGLVLTKTGWGESWAATAELDLVALRRFRQRPGMENMLARQRFEAYAASYAEHHHYPANNMLDVQPERSHFINTQKETIEKLVKAGVIRE from the coding sequence ATGACGACCACCACGGCCTATCGCGCAATCTGCATGCAGGTGAAGTGTCAAGCCGTTAGCATGATCAAGGACAAGGCCGAAGCGCGCCTGGTGATGAAAAAATCCATCGAACGGCTGCACGCACAAACCCTGACGGCGTCCGGTTTTTTTGGCGATGATCTCAAACTGGCCGTTTTCCCGGAGTATTTTCTCTCGGGCTTTCCTTGGGGCGAATCCATTTCCGCTTGGGCCGACAAGGCTGCGCTCGAAATGAACGGCCCCGAATACGAAGGGCTGGGCAAAATCGCGCAGGCAGGCAAACTCTATCTCGCGGGCAACAATTACGAAGTTGATCCGAAATTTCCCGGCCTTTACTTCCAAACTTCGTTTCTCATCGAACCCTCCGGCAATGTCGTGCTGCGGTACCGCCGCTTGAATTCCATGTTTGCGCCGACGCCGCACGATGTCTGGGACAAGTATCTGGATGTGTACGGGCTGGACGGTGTTTTCCCCGTGGCCAAAACGCCTTTCGGCAATTTTGCGGCGATTGCCTCGGAAGAAATTCTCTATCCCGAAATCGCGCGTTGCCATGCGATGCGCGGGGCCGAAATCTTTCTGCACAGCTCTTCGCAAGCGAACGAAACGGCCAAAGGCATCAAAGAGGTCTGCACGATTGCGCGCGCCATCGAAAATTCGGCTTATGTCATTTCCACCAATTCGGGCGGTTATCTGGGCACGCCGGTGCCGGATGCTTCCACCGACGGCGGTTCGAAGATCGTGGATTATCAGGGCCTCGTGCTCACAAAAACCGGTTGGGGCGAAAGCTGGGCCGCCACGGCGGAGCTTGATCTAGTGGCGTTGCGGCGCTTCCGCCAACGGCCCGGCATGGAAAACATGCTGGCGCGCCAACGCTTCGAGGCGTATGCGGCCAGCTACGCCGAACATCACCATTATCCCGCCAACAATATGCTCGATGTGCAACCGGAACGCAGCCATTTCATCAATACCCAAAAAGAGACGATTGAGAAATTGGTCAAGGCCGGGGTGATTAGGGAGTGA
- a CDS encoding MFS transporter, which produces MSSSTPLSRRRDFMQAVRGYPRTAFLICLCGVSLENMDQALYQYVFPQLLTHFGWTPQQAGLYSAIVFTIAGASIAALGVLTDRVGRKRVFMLSMIVGSFFVATMFWARTTWQVLTLRTLGFATGGIQSPVTGTIVVEEAPPKYRGLLSGILQIGYPLGWALASLACLAVIKLVGQDAWLAGAWRYAFFISLLSIPYFLLIAKYLRETKAFEAAQSAIRHPPSAIQAPRFKELFGPQLRFKTAMLFLGEFFHVFAYGTTLWLNLYFQKARLWQPKDAIAIVGLSYAVGSLGYIVSAYVGEFLLKRRNVIIIWAQLGALSFAVMIWLAHSWWAVLISYCLMTFFFYGTTAVKFTFIAENFPTRLRATGVTFAGSLAVNLGVAYGPLALGFAVERLGWNWAYSICGIASIFVSGLFFLALPAEIHELD; this is translated from the coding sequence ATGTCATCCTCAACCCCGCTTTCAAGACGGCGCGATTTCATGCAAGCGGTGCGCGGCTATCCGCGCACCGCCTTTCTCATTTGTCTGTGCGGCGTCAGCCTCGAAAACATGGATCAGGCGTTGTACCAATACGTCTTTCCGCAACTGCTCACGCACTTTGGCTGGACGCCGCAACAGGCGGGTCTTTATTCGGCCATCGTCTTCACCATCGCCGGAGCGAGCATTGCGGCGTTGGGTGTGCTGACGGATCGCGTGGGGCGCAAGCGCGTCTTTATGCTTTCGATGATTGTCGGCTCGTTCTTTGTGGCGACGATGTTTTGGGCGCGCACGACCTGGCAAGTGCTGACGTTGCGCACCCTCGGCTTTGCGACGGGCGGCATTCAATCGCCGGTGACGGGCACCATCGTGGTCGAAGAAGCGCCGCCAAAATATCGCGGCTTGTTATCGGGCATTTTGCAGATCGGCTATCCGCTGGGCTGGGCTTTGGCTTCGCTGGCGTGTTTGGCCGTGATCAAACTGGTGGGGCAGGACGCCTGGTTGGCGGGCGCGTGGCGCTATGCGTTCTTTATCAGCCTGCTCAGCATTCCGTATTTTCTGCTGATCGCCAAATATCTGCGCGAGACCAAAGCCTTCGAGGCCGCCCAATCCGCCATCCGCCATCCGCCATCCGCCATCCAGGCGCCGCGCTTCAAAGAATTGTTCGGCCCGCAACTGCGCTTCAAAACCGCAATGCTTTTTCTGGGCGAATTCTTCCATGTCTTCGCCTACGGCACGACGCTGTGGCTGAATCTGTACTTTCAAAAGGCGCGGCTGTGGCAGCCGAAAGATGCGATTGCAATCGTGGGGTTGTCTTACGCGGTGGGTTCGCTGGGTTACATCGTCTCGGCGTATGTCGGCGAATTCCTGCTCAAGCGGCGCAACGTCATCATCATTTGGGCGCAATTGGGCGCGCTGTCGTTTGCCGTAATGATCTGGCTGGCACATTCCTGGTGGGCGGTATTGATTAGTTATTGCCTGATGACGTTTTTCTTTTACGGCACGACGGCGGTCAAATTCACCTTCATTGCCGAGAACTTTCCGACGCGCTTGCGGGCGACGGGGGTAACGTTTGCAGGCTCGCTGGCGGTAAATCTGGGCGTGGCCTATGGGCCGCTGGCCTTGGGGTTTGCCGTGGAGCGGTTGGGCTGGAATTGGGCCTATTCAATCTGCGGGATTGCTTCCATCTTCGTTTCCGGCTTATTCTTCCTCGCACTTCCCGCCGAAATACATGAACTGGATTAG
- a CDS encoding zinc-binding dehydrogenase, translated as MKAIVVHEFGGIDAMKLEEWPDPVPGPGQLLVRVKASGINFAETRMRAGNFFGQELPFVMGMESAGVVEAVGEGVTGFKAGDRVFGRARGSHAEKVLMGAEHALHLPDNLTFEQGAAIPVGWLTAWHGLITVAQLKPGQRVLIEAVASSVGSAALQIAKWRNAWVAGTASRDDKVQKALAWGADAAYNYKTEDVAKRVQADTGGKGIDVGMMTIGAETAQTLWDVMAMDGKVIMYGTTGGRVISFDLAIGMKNLQLLSISITSSPAYFTVTLPEFRAQALPLFAGGIFKPVVDCVLPLKQVGKAHEMIDARTHFGKVILSVP; from the coding sequence ATGAAAGCAATTGTGGTTCATGAATTTGGCGGTATTGACGCGATGAAGTTGGAAGAATGGCCCGATCCCGTGCCGGGGCCGGGGCAGTTGCTCGTGCGCGTCAAAGCTTCGGGCATCAACTTCGCCGAGACGCGCATGCGCGCCGGTAACTTTTTCGGCCAGGAATTGCCCTTCGTCATGGGCATGGAATCGGCGGGCGTGGTCGAAGCCGTGGGTGAGGGCGTGACCGGCTTCAAAGCGGGCGACCGCGTCTTTGGTCGCGCGCGCGGTTCGCACGCCGAAAAAGTCTTGATGGGCGCGGAGCACGCGCTGCATCTGCCGGATAACCTGACGTTTGAGCAGGGCGCGGCGATTCCCGTGGGCTGGCTGACGGCCTGGCACGGGCTGATTACCGTCGCGCAATTGAAACCGGGCCAGCGCGTCCTGATCGAAGCTGTCGCCAGCAGCGTCGGCAGCGCGGCGCTGCAAATCGCCAAGTGGCGCAACGCCTGGGTTGCGGGTACGGCCAGCCGTGATGACAAAGTGCAAAAGGCGTTGGCCTGGGGCGCGGATGCGGCCTACAACTACAAGACCGAAGACGTCGCCAAGCGCGTGCAGGCAGACACGGGCGGCAAAGGCATTGATGTCGGGATGATGACCATCGGCGCCGAGACGGCACAAACGCTGTGGGATGTGATGGCGATGGACGGCAAGGTCATTATGTACGGCACGACGGGCGGGCGCGTCATCAGCTTCGATCTGGCGATTGGGATGAAGAACCTGCAATTGCTGAGCATCAGCATCACGTCGAGTCCGGCTTATTTCACCGTCACCTTACCGGAGTTCCGCGCGCAGGCGTTGCCATTGTTCGCGGGCGGGATTTTCAAACCGGTGGTGGATTGCGTGCTGCCATTGAAACAAGTCGGTAAGGCGCACGAGATGATTGATGCGCGCACGCATTTCGGGAAGGTCATTTTGTCGGTGCCGTAA
- a CDS encoding VOC family protein, whose translation MPPSMSTAAATSGPVISAIKSAVIRVQTIEQARPFYEKLLGLQALSETDMLTDKTRRLWGLNARQVRCLRLGKPGDNFGMLDLVELTGQTSEPLRNPNRPWDYGWFTLNLKTNHLDRAIEAVRDLGALTISAPHSYEAGGKQIREVMINLVSGERLTLLQVGPVDETAPLFGEPLATMGAVVPSLAESLAFYRDALGLGVAVTLDQTGEPFATMLGMPASTRVQMALLTSGGNWTGKFELLQLTPPPGTPPALDRNRDADGMRLGFWMMSVMTPDVDQLQAACRHAGVSVIRGPATIDRPCYGRVKALVIRAPGGELLECMAPATGPVSSR comes from the coding sequence ATGCCCCCATCTATGTCCACGGCTGCTGCGACCAGCGGCCCCGTCATCAGCGCGATCAAAAGCGCTGTCATCCGCGTGCAGACCATCGAACAGGCGCGCCCGTTTTATGAAAAGCTGCTGGGCCTGCAGGCGTTGAGTGAGACCGACATGCTCACCGACAAAACGCGCCGCCTGTGGGGTTTGAATGCGCGGCAGGTGCGTTGTTTGCGGCTGGGCAAACCCGGCGACAATTTCGGCATGCTCGATCTGGTCGAACTGACGGGCCAAACCTCCGAGCCGTTGCGCAATCCGAATCGCCCCTGGGATTACGGCTGGTTCACCTTGAATCTGAAAACCAACCACCTCGACCGCGCGATTGAGGCCGTGCGCGACTTGGGCGCCCTGACCATCTCGGCCCCACACAGTTATGAGGCGGGCGGCAAGCAAATCCGGGAAGTCATGATTAACCTGGTCTCCGGTGAACGGCTGACGCTGTTGCAAGTCGGCCCAGTTGACGAAACCGCGCCGTTGTTTGGCGAACCGCTGGCCACGATGGGCGCGGTCGTGCCTTCGCTGGCGGAATCGTTGGCGTTTTATCGTGATGCGCTGGGGCTGGGCGTCGCCGTGACGCTGGATCAAACGGGCGAACCTTTTGCGACGATGTTGGGCATGCCTGCCAGCACGCGCGTGCAAATGGCGCTGCTGACATCCGGCGGCAACTGGACGGGCAAATTTGAATTGTTGCAATTGACGCCGCCGCCCGGCACGCCGCCCGCGCTGGATCGCAATCGCGATGCCGATGGGATGCGGCTGGGCTTTTGGATGATGAGCGTGATGACGCCGGATGTGGATCAGTTGCAGGCCGCCTGCCGCCACGCCGGAGTGAGCGTCATCCGCGGCCCCGCCACGATTGACCGGCCCTGCTATGGCCGCGTCAAAGCGCTGGTCATACGTGCGCCGGGCGGTGAGTTGTTGGAATGCATGGCGCCCGCCACGGGGCCGGTGTCATCGCGTTGA
- a CDS encoding TonB-dependent receptor yields MQRTLWHVLRASLLLALSCVAAQAVLAQQGSVTGAVNDTAGAAVITATVELINLAASNVRTARPDANGKYSFSDVAAGQYRLVVKAPGYNDLGKTIKVENAPVTENFELTPGNIKEVMNVTASRGLSADQDTPLNVSTETAQTIEEKLPVSPGEILKDVPSLFVFNSNSPLSSPNLRGLQASRVLLVVDGERVNNSRTEIQTFGASLGSYIDTFNIENVEVVAGAGSSLYGTDSLTGTVNFTTKEPARPDKGWLLGGKFQGLYSTNETGRKGNVTVNLSNPKFAINWSGTLYRFDNYHFGDPGNGSDIGLAAIKKQQDELKYLSNSNTSRQDFEISDSFVKNFGLGVPQNSTRTTVQNSLSHGANGFWNMWLHPADKHSIRLKAQNNRLGYYGFPVQAPAYWHDLQWTSFEKNDKYGARYNGVEFGGALKRLAGGYYYQKLVRPIDNITLVTPAVRPPCIRGLFESAANCTAANQAIFQTVTRPSALTFNKQVVVTNGADVQATFQLIPKNNLIAGYQFWRDKSGDELNSSVYNTTPGTPGRTVPVFSPFAGYTLNTAIPVIAGKGTADSYNQESALFFADEQDITRWLKVSLSYRFSHFTSKVFQAPGFPLAGGKAAIAGPAPDGIDLSGATPIAPVVNGTGDVSFTNNAHTGSLALIGRPMNGVTLFGRVGNSVRIPALIETFFFRVFNQGTFAFVFYPNANIKPERGVNVDTGLKVTKKYFRAGLTYYNNTYTNFIEQSAPILQAGGPGSVTARINQELGTNFGFAFWVQRRNTGRARSQGLETEFEVPISLGSAGSLNLSSNMSWQHGQDLTPTYAQRCALDRQAVYNSYVGSNFFNFGTRSASTGGANCPLTGVPASVYTDVPFERIVPFMASTTLRYQEPKGRLFAELNARQRTRIHRLDPDLQENFLRFGYFTMRSLAGVTTYSARGGYSWYRENGRLSLNLALDNLSDKFYAEPFQYTAARGRSLSVGFTVEAFNLLKVFGK; encoded by the coding sequence TGATCAATCTGGCTGCGAGCAATGTGCGCACGGCGCGCCCCGATGCCAACGGTAAATACAGCTTCAGCGATGTCGCCGCCGGGCAATACCGGCTGGTCGTCAAGGCGCCTGGCTATAACGATCTGGGCAAGACGATCAAGGTCGAGAACGCGCCCGTCACCGAAAATTTCGAGTTGACGCCCGGCAATATCAAAGAAGTGATGAACGTCACCGCGTCGCGCGGTTTGAGCGCCGATCAGGATACGCCGCTCAACGTCTCGACTGAAACGGCGCAGACCATTGAAGAGAAATTGCCGGTCAGCCCCGGCGAAATTTTGAAAGACGTGCCGAGCCTGTTTGTCTTCAATAGCAACTCACCGCTCAGTTCGCCCAACCTGCGCGGCTTGCAGGCGAGCCGCGTCTTGCTGGTCGTGGATGGCGAACGCGTCAACAATTCGCGCACCGAGATTCAAACCTTCGGCGCGTCGCTCGGCAGTTATATTGACACCTTTAACATCGAGAACGTCGAAGTCGTCGCGGGCGCGGGTTCGTCGCTTTACGGCACCGATTCGCTGACCGGCACGGTCAACTTCACGACCAAAGAACCCGCGCGACCTGACAAGGGCTGGCTGCTGGGCGGCAAATTCCAGGGCCTCTACAGCACCAACGAAACCGGGCGCAAAGGCAATGTCACTGTCAATCTGTCCAATCCCAAATTCGCCATCAATTGGTCGGGCACGCTCTATCGTTTCGACAACTATCATTTCGGCGATCCGGGCAACGGCAGCGACATCGGCCTGGCCGCGATCAAAAAGCAGCAGGATGAATTGAAGTATCTGTCGAACAGCAACACCAGCCGCCAGGATTTCGAAATCAGCGATAGCTTCGTGAAAAACTTCGGCCTCGGCGTGCCGCAAAACAGCACGCGCACGACGGTGCAAAACTCGCTCAGCCACGGGGCGAACGGGTTTTGGAATATGTGGTTGCACCCGGCGGACAAGCATTCGATCCGCTTAAAAGCACAAAACAACCGGCTGGGTTATTACGGCTTCCCGGTGCAAGCCCCGGCCTATTGGCACGATCTGCAATGGACTTCGTTTGAGAAGAACGACAAGTATGGCGCGCGCTATAACGGCGTCGAATTCGGCGGCGCGCTCAAACGGCTGGCCGGTGGTTATTACTATCAGAAGCTGGTGCGCCCGATTGACAACATCACGCTCGTGACGCCCGCCGTGCGCCCGCCCTGCATTCGCGGGCTGTTTGAATCCGCCGCCAATTGTACGGCGGCGAATCAGGCGATCTTTCAAACGGTCACCCGCCCGTCGGCCTTGACCTTTAACAAACAAGTCGTCGTCACCAACGGTGCGGACGTGCAGGCGACCTTCCAGTTGATCCCGAAAAACAACCTGATCGCCGGTTATCAATTCTGGCGCGACAAATCGGGCGACGAATTGAATAGCAGCGTTTACAACACGACGCCGGGCACGCCGGGCCGCACGGTGCCGGTCTTTTCGCCCTTCGCCGGTTATACGTTGAACACCGCCATCCCGGTCATTGCAGGCAAAGGCACGGCGGACAGCTACAACCAGGAAAGCGCGCTGTTTTTTGCGGATGAACAGGACATCACGCGCTGGCTGAAAGTTTCGCTGAGCTACCGTTTCAGCCATTTCACCAGCAAGGTTTTTCAAGCGCCCGGCTTCCCGCTCGCCGGGGGCAAGGCGGCCATCGCCGGCCCCGCGCCCGACGGCATTGACCTGAGCGGCGCGACGCCCATCGCGCCGGTCGTCAACGGCACAGGCGATGTGTCTTTTACCAACAACGCGCACACCGGCAGTCTGGCGCTGATCGGGCGGCCCATGAACGGCGTGACGCTGTTTGGCCGCGTCGGCAACAGCGTGCGCATTCCGGCCTTGATCGAAACCTTCTTCTTCCGCGTCTTCAATCAAGGCACGTTCGCGTTCGTGTTTTATCCCAACGCCAATATCAAACCGGAACGCGGCGTCAATGTGGACACGGGCCTCAAGGTCACGAAGAAATACTTCCGCGCCGGGCTGACCTATTACAACAACACCTACACCAACTTCATCGAGCAGAGCGCGCCGATCTTGCAGGCGGGTGGCCCCGGCAGCGTGACCGCGCGCATCAACCAAGAGTTGGGGACGAACTTCGGCTTTGCCTTCTGGGTGCAGCGCCGCAACACGGGCCGCGCGCGTTCGCAAGGGTTGGAAACCGAATTTGAAGTGCCGATCAGTCTGGGCAGCGCCGGTTCGCTCAATCTGTCGAGCAACATGAGTTGGCAGCACGGCCAAGACCTGACGCCGACGTATGCGCAGCGTTGCGCGCTGGATCGCCAGGCGGTGTACAACAGCTATGTCGGCAGCAACTTTTTCAACTTCGGGACGCGCTCGGCCAGCACGGGCGGCGCGAATTGCCCGCTGACGGGTGTGCCCGCCTCGGTTTATACCGACGTGCCCTTTGAGCGCATCGTGCCGTTTATGGCTTCGACGACGTTGCGTTATCAGGAACCGAAGGGTCGCCTGTTCGCCGAATTGAACGCCCGGCAACGCACGCGCATTCACCGGCTCGATCCCGACTTGCAGGAAAACTTCCTGCGCTTCGGCTATTTCACCATGCGCTCATTGGCGGGGGTGACGACCTACAGCGCGCGCGGCGGTTATTCATGGTATCGCGAGAACGGACGGCTGTCGCTGAATCTGGCGCTCGACAATCTGAGCGATAAGTTTTACGCCGAGCCGTTCCAATACACGGCAGCGCGGGGCCGCAGCCTAAGCGTCGGCTTCACGGTCGAAGCATTCAATTTGCTGAAAGTTTTCGGCAAATAA